A part of Drosophila bipectinata strain 14024-0381.07 chromosome 3L, DbipHiC1v2, whole genome shotgun sequence genomic DNA contains:
- the LOC108128385 gene encoding uncharacterized protein gives MPCDNSKTSSDIEPVDWNSGQHYANVRFGSGSSQASQNSGDICRICHCESDPQNPLLTPCYCSGSLKYVHQACLQQWLTASETNSCELCKFPFIMHTKIKPFNEWRSLDISGIERRRLCCSVLFHCAAALCVIWSLCVLIERAADDVQRGLIDWPFWTKLAVVTVGLTGGIVFMYIQCKAYLHLCHRWKARNRILLIQNAPEKIHPIPPSPVAAHHQHFSEPLAHSGAASGAVEINVGAGPGGQDVGCSALDSGLGTGLQQQMQQRLLNASPHHMLQLAAELEMPHSSSSACTQTEDGHGHQRLQQMPQGGQQLGQVAVAANIECSQSQHNYDRDWALDDVVSQISSFRPCPQGSGSMTPFHDSIHNVLEHSEGSSRGSATDLCAGSRQDLSASGISTDTGREHALQLSSFSGSGEHKAPSISSGVSHAVANGLGGFVYKPHQSKRYSNSSIFLENRDVLSDQTSIDPETPMHPYDYSTPPKIDYRHSGMLSDDLPIGCCTADCLGGPPPKEELRRYSDPKLKPGEVDTVLDIDLPTSPLSPPAAYASRESYSHPHSQAIHRSFDRVDGVTSRRPSEAQVDRSRLSFKSLPNLSSSCESLLQK, from the exons ATTTGGTTCTGGCAGCAGTCAGGCCTCCCAAAACAGCGGCGACATCTGCCGCATCTGCCACTGCGAGAGCGATCCCCAGAATCCGCTCCTCACGCCCTGCTACTGCTCCGGCAGCCTGAAGTACGTCCACCAGGCATGCCTCCAGCAATGGCTCACCGCCTCCGAGACGAACTCCTGCGAGCTGTGCAAGTTCCCCTTCATCATGCACACCAAGATCAAGCCCTTCAACGAG TGGCGCAGCCTTGACATTTCCGGCATTGAGAGGCGACGACTGTGCTGTTCGGTTTTGTTCCACTGTGCGGCTGCCCTGTGCGTCATCTGGTCACTGTGTGTGCTCATCGAACGGGCCGCCGACGATGTCCAGCGGGGTCTGATAG ATTGGCCCTTTTGGACGAAACTGGCTGTGGTCACCGTGGGCCTGACTGGCGGCATTGTCTTTATGTACATTCAGTGCAAGGCCTATCTGCATCTCTGCCATCGCTGGAAGGCAAGGAATAG AATCCTACTGATTCAGAATGCACCGGAAAAGATACATCCTATTCCGCCTTCGCCGGTGGCTGCTCATCATCAGCACTTCAGCGAACCGCTGGCCCATTCCGGTGCTGCCAGTGGAGCGGTGGAGATCAATGTGGGCGCCGGACCTGGGGGACAGGATGTCGGTTGTTCGGCTCTGGACAGCGGATTGGGAACTGGGTTGCAGCAGCAGATGCAGCAACGACTGTTGAATGCCTCGCCGCACCACATGCTGCAACTGGCCGCCGAGTTAGAGATGCCACACAGTAGCAGCAGTGCCTGTACGCAGACGGAGGACGGACATGGCCACCAGCGACTCCAGCAGATGCCACAGGGCGGCCAGCAACTGGGCCAGGTGGCTGTGGCCGCCAATATCGAGTGTTCCCAGTCGCAGCACAACTACGATCGAGACTGGGCGCTCGACGATGTCGTTTCGCAGATCTCTTCTTTCCGACCCTGTCCCCAGGGCTCGGGCAGCATGACGCCCTTCCACGACTCCATCCACAATGTCCTGGAGCACTCGGAGGGCTCTAGTCGCGGCTCGGCCACGGATCTGTGTGCCGGCTCTCGGCAGGATCTCAGTGCCAGCGGCATCTCCACGGATACAGGCCGTGAGCACGCCCTTCAACTGAGCAGCTTCAGTG GTAGTGGCGAACACAAGGCGCCCTCGATAAGCTCTGGAGTGTCGCACGCTGTGGCCAATGGACTAGGCGGATTCGTTTACAAGCCACACCAGTCCAAGAGGTACTCCAACTCCTCTATCTTTTTGGAGAACCGCGATGTGCTGAGCGACCAGACCAGCATAGATCCGGAGACACCGATgcatccttatgattacagcACACCGCCAAAGATCGACTACCGTCACTCGGGCATGCTGAGTGACGATCTGCCCATCGGGTGCTGCACTGCCGACTGTCTGGGTGGCCCGCCGCCGAAGGAGGAGCTGCGCCGCTACTCGGATCCGAAACTGAAGCCCGGGGAGGTGGACACCGTGCTGGACATCGATCTGCCCACATCGCCGCTCTCACCGCCGGCCGCCTACGCCAGTCGGGAGTCCTATTCCCATCCACATTCGCAGGCCATTCATCGTAGCTTTGACCGGGTGGATGGAGTGACTAGCCGGCGGCCATCGGAGGCGCAAGTGGACCGATCTCGGCTCAGCTTTAAGTCGTTGCCAAATCTCAGCAGCAGCTGCGAAAGTCTCCTCCAGAAGTAG